The following coding sequences lie in one Deltaproteobacteria bacterium genomic window:
- a CDS encoding VWA domain-containing protein: MWGGLSGTEIGEAAGVGGLGLRGNGRGGGGSGEGTIGLGTTGLIGHGGGGGTGQGFGGRGGHRVSRDSWREAAIAQRPESDSGDDYATITEQQFVRVGDDAQSTFGIDVDTASYSNVRRFLEHGQLPPADAVRVEELINYFHYDLEPPTDGRPFALESEVADCPWDRTHKLVRVALAGEGFNHEDLPARNFVFLLDVSGSMQAPDRLPLLRESLSLLADRMRPQDRIAIVVYAGASGIVLDSTPGSQKGRVRAALQELEAGGSTNGGAGIELAYRLAQRHFIEGGSNRVILATDGDFNVGISNRGKLTRLIEKKRESGVFLSVLGVGRGNLKDATMESLADKGNGNYAYLDSLSEARKVLVEGGAANLVTIAKDVKIQVEFDATEVESWRLIGYENRKLAHADFADDRKDAGEIGAGHSVTALYEIVPKTGESVGSGSVMKVSVRYKRPNEETSALFSREVTADARSMAAASPDFRFAAAVAQFGMLLRDSDLRGEATWESTLTLARGATDDGDGCLREEFMQLVARAAELSSAPLRKPPARSRCELTARG, from the coding sequence GTGTGGGGCGGGCTGAGCGGTACCGAGATCGGTGAGGCCGCAGGCGTCGGTGGGCTCGGGCTGCGCGGCAACGGGCGCGGTGGTGGTGGCAGCGGCGAGGGCACGATCGGACTCGGCACCACCGGTCTCATCGGCCATGGCGGCGGCGGCGGTACCGGGCAGGGCTTCGGGGGTCGCGGGGGGCATCGTGTCAGCCGCGACTCATGGCGCGAGGCCGCCATCGCGCAGCGACCCGAGTCCGACAGCGGCGACGACTACGCCACGATCACCGAGCAGCAGTTCGTCCGCGTCGGCGACGACGCGCAGTCGACCTTCGGCATCGACGTCGACACCGCGTCGTACAGCAACGTGCGGCGCTTCCTCGAGCACGGTCAGCTACCACCGGCCGATGCCGTGCGCGTCGAGGAGCTGATCAACTACTTCCACTACGATCTCGAGCCACCCACCGACGGCCGACCGTTCGCGCTGGAGAGCGAAGTCGCCGACTGTCCTTGGGATCGAACCCACAAGCTGGTACGGGTCGCGCTCGCTGGCGAGGGCTTCAACCACGAAGATCTGCCGGCGCGCAACTTCGTGTTCCTCCTCGACGTGTCGGGCTCGATGCAGGCACCCGATCGTCTGCCGTTGCTGCGCGAGTCGCTGTCACTGCTGGCCGACCGCATGCGCCCGCAGGACCGCATCGCGATCGTGGTCTACGCCGGCGCATCGGGGATCGTGCTCGACTCGACGCCGGGCTCCCAGAAGGGTCGCGTCCGCGCAGCGCTGCAGGAGCTCGAGGCCGGCGGCAGCACCAACGGCGGTGCTGGCATCGAGCTGGCGTACCGCCTCGCGCAGCGGCACTTCATCGAGGGCGGCAGCAACCGCGTCATCCTCGCCACCGATGGCGACTTCAACGTCGGCATCTCAAACCGCGGCAAGCTCACGCGGCTGATCGAGAAGAAGCGCGAGTCGGGCGTGTTCCTGTCGGTGCTCGGGGTCGGCCGCGGCAACCTCAAGGATGCGACCATGGAGTCGCTCGCCGACAAGGGCAACGGCAACTACGCCTATCTCGACTCGCTGTCCGAGGCCCGCAAGGTGCTCGTCGAGGGTGGCGCGGCCAACCTCGTCACCATCGCCAAGGACGTGAAGATCCAGGTCGAGTTCGATGCCACCGAGGTCGAGAGCTGGCGCCTCATCGGCTACGAGAACCGCAAGCTCGCCCATGCCGACTTCGCCGACGACCGCAAGGACGCCGGCGAGATCGGAGCCGGTCACAGCGTCACCGCGCTGTACGAGATCGTGCCCAAGACCGGTGAGTCGGTCGGCAGTGGATCGGTCATGAAGGTGTCCGTGCGCTACAAGCGACCCAACGAGGAGACCAGCGCGCTGTTCAGCCGCGAGGTCACCGCCGACGCGCGCTCGATGGCCGCCGCCTCGCCGGACTTCCGCTTCGCGGCCGCGGTGGCGCAGTTCGGCATGCTCCTGCGCGACTCGGACCTTCGCGGCGAGGCGACCTGGGAGAGCACACTGACGCTCGCGCGCGGCGCTACGGACGACGGCGACGGCTGTCTGCGCGAGGAGTTCATGCAGCTCGTCGCCCGTGCCGCCGAGCTCTCGAGCGCGCCGCTGCGCAAGCCGCCGGCGCGCTCGCGCTGCGAGCTCACCGCGCGCGGATGA
- a CDS encoding FIST C-terminal domain-containing protein codes for MGSRVDGPKLAIVYLPFDVDHAAYLAAASEGIGGPVVGATTAGAAFTERGFSTTDPVGAVLSGRGFSYSISVASDLSRDPATAVRTAARRLVDAAHRTSARSQVLLTLADGFACDGEVLYGALQQSVPPHWRMLGTNAGGGQHLRQAYVFAGREILRDAAILIGLFSDAAPSLVAHHGWRGVDGSAEMTVTEVEGNILRRLDDRPALEAYRAELIRLGCMRDGDDFMSVTATHELGMRTMFGDQLKIRAAMAVGEDGAIKLASAIPVGAKVCIATASADELIEAARTLSSRALEPFERQALHGALVFDCGARLQRLGARYGEEVTAFSGGRHFPLVGVAGYGEIAKFAGSIDGFHNATAVMAVW; via the coding sequence GTGGGCTCGCGCGTGGACGGGCCCAAGCTCGCCATCGTGTACCTTCCCTTCGATGTGGATCACGCGGCGTACCTCGCGGCCGCGAGCGAGGGCATCGGCGGGCCCGTCGTGGGCGCGACGACGGCCGGCGCCGCGTTCACCGAGCGTGGGTTCAGCACCACCGATCCGGTCGGCGCAGTGCTGTCCGGCCGCGGCTTCTCGTACTCGATCAGCGTCGCCTCCGATCTCTCGCGTGATCCCGCGACCGCCGTCCGCACCGCCGCGCGACGGCTGGTCGACGCCGCCCATCGCACCAGCGCGCGCAGCCAGGTGCTGCTGACGTTGGCCGACGGGTTCGCCTGCGATGGCGAGGTGCTCTACGGCGCGTTGCAGCAGAGCGTCCCGCCGCACTGGCGAATGCTCGGCACCAACGCTGGCGGCGGGCAGCACCTGCGACAGGCCTACGTCTTCGCCGGCCGCGAGATCCTCCGCGACGCCGCGATCCTCATCGGCCTGTTCTCCGACGCGGCGCCTTCGCTGGTCGCCCACCACGGCTGGCGCGGCGTCGACGGCAGCGCCGAGATGACGGTCACCGAGGTCGAGGGCAACATCCTGCGTCGGCTCGACGATCGCCCGGCGCTGGAGGCCTACCGCGCCGAGCTCATCCGGCTCGGCTGCATGCGCGACGGCGACGACTTCATGAGTGTCACGGCGACCCACGAGCTCGGCATGCGCACGATGTTCGGCGACCAGCTCAAAATCCGGGCGGCGATGGCCGTGGGTGAAGACGGCGCGATCAAGCTCGCGAGTGCGATCCCCGTCGGCGCGAAGGTGTGCATCGCAACCGCCAGCGCCGACGAGCTCATCGAGGCCGCGCGCACGTTGTCGAGTCGCGCGCTCGAGCCCTTCGAGCGCCAGGCGCTACACGGCGCGCTGGTGTTCGACTGCGGCGCGCGGCTGCAACGCCTCGGTGCGCGCTACGGCGAGGAGGTCACCGCGTTCTCGGGTGGTCGCCACTTCCCGCTCGTCGGCGTCGCCGGCTACGGCGAGATCGCCAAGTTCGCGGGCAGCATCGACGGCTTCCACAACGCGACCGCCGTGATGGCGGTGTGGTGA
- a CDS encoding cupin domain-containing protein: protein MQLLLEPRDGDVIDATSTMYPSRLVVVRGRRELGPSTSTFFGYVVGGSGRMKAGSFELSLAPGTFFCAPGPVQVEIDGMAVAIERLGYRGLPTAGVIEDTGRLTYIDGCSDTILVSPPRQGDPVFNFLHFPPGIQQTVHSHPSIRLGVVARGEGHAFGPARADGRHGAQWQQPLRPGAVFLLHPHELHAFRTTGDSGEHDGNEHGMDVIAYHPDSDWGPTDGVHPMLNRTYRGT from the coding sequence ATGCAGCTGCTGCTGGAACCACGCGACGGGGACGTCATCGATGCGACCTCGACCATGTACCCCAGCAGGCTCGTGGTCGTGCGCGGACGGCGGGAGCTGGGGCCTTCGACCTCGACCTTCTTCGGCTACGTGGTCGGCGGCAGCGGGCGCATGAAGGCCGGCAGCTTCGAGCTCTCGCTCGCGCCCGGCACGTTCTTCTGCGCGCCAGGACCGGTGCAGGTCGAGATCGACGGCATGGCGGTCGCGATCGAGCGGCTCGGCTATCGCGGCCTGCCGACCGCCGGCGTCATCGAGGACACCGGCCGCCTGACGTACATCGACGGCTGCTCCGACACCATCCTGGTGTCACCGCCCCGCCAGGGCGATCCGGTGTTCAACTTCCTGCACTTTCCGCCGGGCATCCAACAGACCGTGCACTCGCATCCGTCGATCCGCCTGGGGGTCGTTGCCCGCGGCGAGGGCCATGCGTTCGGTCCCGCGCGAGCCGACGGTCGCCACGGCGCGCAGTGGCAGCAGCCGCTGCGGCCCGGGGCGGTGTTCCTGCTGCATCCCCACGAGCTGCACGCGTTTCGCACCACCGGTGACAGCGGCGAGCACGACGGCAACGAGCACGGCATGGACGTCATCGCCTACCACCCCGACTCCGACTGGGGCCCGACCGATGGTGTCCACCCGATGTTGAACCGCACCTATCGCGGCACGTGA
- a CDS encoding serine/threonine protein kinase — MTDASHDDRTVPADDSAGPLPAPAPRAGDRLGRYVLGDCIGQGGMGSVWAAHDPELGREIAIKVVRADAHDASWRARVLREAQSLARLAHPHVVPIYDVGVGDGVLWLAMQRVRGPSLAQWLECSRPWPEVLDAFVQAARGLAAAHACGLVHRDFKPANAMFDGERVFVLDFGLAWAPGVDGARPTVASGGLAHRDAASGRDPLAITLTASDAVVGTLPYMAPEQHAVREVDARCDQYAWCVSLYEGLFGARPFEGDLERLLAAKRRGPPAAPPTVGHGVPEALWQVIARGLEPDPARRWPDLATMLDAIARLRAPRRAWPWAAGVVLAGGLVATGIALPPAYGGSCDRADAIDAVWSASRRERLAQSFAGLGEGGREVFSRLQPRIAAAIADWRAQAQGLCDAPAPREASNTAMCLDHAAVALDASLAVFDELDATRAARSVRLVEGVLAEHDCEREAAVTTAMADETRRDYARARALMVTGALDRARELGEQMGRDAIERGDRNGEAWAMLVRGGAELDMGEVADARTHLVEAQRIATAEGDDRAATTAAIKLVHLCAIEFDPACADQWLRVAESGLPRLGDDERAQASRELDLARGDAALRSGQAEAALDHYHRALASLRASPGDHAVMEVVLLHAIGLAHADAGRHEAALAQFDEADGIESRELGERDTSRVMTLELRAGSLYALGRIDEARAATEAALVNLDAAYGEGHPHAVRMRGNLVLLLLASHELEAALALAEQVVARKRELFGPEHVQVAIGLLNLGEVSSALGRHDDARKQYDESLRLWARTVGEQHVDLAGPLAGRANAELALGDAAAARADAERAAALLEQAGRELPAQLRDDLAAARARAPR; from the coding sequence ATGACGGATGCATCGCACGACGATCGCACCGTACCCGCCGATGATTCCGCGGGGCCGCTGCCGGCACCCGCACCGCGCGCAGGCGATCGCCTCGGTCGCTACGTGCTGGGCGACTGCATCGGGCAAGGCGGCATGGGTTCGGTGTGGGCCGCCCACGATCCCGAGCTCGGGCGCGAGATCGCGATCAAGGTCGTGCGTGCCGATGCGCACGACGCCAGCTGGCGTGCCCGCGTGCTGCGCGAGGCGCAATCGCTGGCGCGCCTGGCCCACCCGCACGTGGTGCCGATCTACGACGTGGGCGTGGGCGACGGCGTGCTGTGGCTGGCGATGCAGCGCGTGCGTGGCCCCTCGCTCGCGCAGTGGCTCGAGTGCTCGCGGCCGTGGCCCGAGGTGCTCGATGCGTTCGTGCAGGCGGCGCGCGGTCTCGCGGCCGCGCATGCGTGTGGGCTCGTGCATCGCGACTTCAAGCCCGCCAACGCGATGTTCGACGGTGAGCGCGTGTTCGTGCTCGACTTCGGTCTGGCGTGGGCGCCGGGGGTCGATGGCGCGCGGCCGACCGTCGCCAGCGGCGGGCTCGCGCACCGCGATGCCGCCAGCGGTCGCGATCCACTCGCGATCACGCTGACCGCCAGCGACGCCGTGGTCGGCACGCTGCCGTACATGGCACCCGAGCAGCATGCCGTGCGCGAGGTCGATGCGCGCTGCGATCAGTACGCGTGGTGCGTGTCGCTGTACGAGGGCCTCTTCGGCGCACGGCCGTTCGAGGGGGATCTCGAGCGGTTGCTCGCGGCCAAGCGCCGCGGGCCGCCGGCTGCTCCGCCGACGGTCGGCCACGGCGTGCCCGAGGCATTGTGGCAGGTGATCGCCCGCGGGCTCGAGCCCGACCCCGCACGGCGCTGGCCGGATCTCGCGACCATGCTCGATGCAATCGCACGGCTGCGCGCACCTCGACGGGCATGGCCGTGGGCCGCGGGCGTGGTGCTCGCGGGCGGCCTGGTCGCGACCGGCATCGCGTTGCCGCCGGCGTACGGTGGCAGCTGTGATCGCGCCGACGCCATCGATGCGGTGTGGTCAGCGAGCCGGCGCGAGCGACTCGCGCAGTCGTTCGCGGGCCTTGGCGAGGGCGGACGCGAGGTGTTCTCGCGCCTGCAGCCGCGCATCGCGGCCGCGATTGCCGACTGGCGCGCGCAGGCCCAGGGCCTGTGCGACGCGCCTGCGCCGCGCGAGGCCTCGAACACCGCGATGTGCCTCGATCATGCCGCCGTCGCACTGGATGCCTCGCTGGCCGTGTTCGACGAGCTCGACGCGACCCGGGCCGCGCGCTCGGTGCGGCTGGTCGAGGGCGTGCTCGCCGAGCACGACTGCGAGCGCGAGGCCGCGGTCACGACGGCCATGGCTGACGAGACCCGTCGCGACTACGCGCGCGCGCGGGCGCTCATGGTCACCGGTGCGCTCGACCGCGCGCGGGAGCTCGGCGAGCAGATGGGACGTGATGCGATCGAGCGCGGCGATCGCAACGGCGAGGCGTGGGCGATGCTCGTGCGCGGCGGTGCCGAGCTCGACATGGGCGAGGTCGCCGACGCTCGCACCCACCTCGTCGAGGCCCAGCGCATCGCGACCGCCGAGGGCGACGATCGTGCGGCGACGACCGCCGCGATCAAGCTCGTGCACCTGTGCGCAATCGAGTTCGATCCCGCGTGTGCCGACCAGTGGCTGCGCGTGGCCGAGTCGGGCCTGCCGCGCTTGGGCGACGACGAGCGGGCGCAGGCGAGTCGCGAGCTCGACCTCGCGCGGGGCGACGCCGCGCTGCGCTCGGGCCAGGCCGAAGCCGCGCTGGATCACTACCACCGCGCGTTGGCGTCGTTGCGCGCCAGCCCGGGTGATCACGCCGTGATGGAGGTCGTGCTCCTGCATGCCATCGGCCTCGCCCACGCGGACGCCGGCCGACACGAGGCGGCGCTGGCCCAATTCGACGAGGCCGATGGCATCGAGAGCCGCGAGCTGGGCGAGCGCGACACCAGCCGCGTGATGACGCTCGAGCTGCGCGCCGGCAGTCTGTATGCGCTGGGTCGGATCGACGAGGCGCGCGCGGCCACCGAGGCCGCGCTCGTCAACCTCGACGCCGCCTACGGCGAGGGGCATCCCCACGCCGTGCGCATGCGCGGCAACCTCGTGTTGCTGCTGCTCGCGTCGCACGAGCTCGAGGCCGCGCTGGCACTGGCGGAGCAGGTCGTCGCGCGCAAGCGCGAGCTGTTCGGCCCCGAGCACGTGCAGGTCGCGATCGGGCTGCTCAACCTCGGCGAGGTGTCGAGTGCGCTCGGTCGCCACGACGACGCACGCAAGCAGTACGACGAGTCGCTGCGGCTGTGGGCGCGCACCGTCGGGGAGCAACACGTCGATCTCGCCGGCCCGCTCGCGGGGCGTGCGAATGCCGAGCTGGCGCTGGGCGACGCCGCGGCCGCGCGCGCCGACGCCGAGCGGGCGGCCGCGCTGCTCGAGCAGGCCGGGCGCGAGCTGCCGGCGCAGCTACGCGACGATCTCGCAGCGGCGCGCGCACGTGCGCCGCGCTAG
- a CDS encoding AarF/ABC1/UbiB kinase family protein has protein sequence MSDDREVPTGRLARLGRLVSVGARTGASLLLSSDGKGAAEHAAAVLGSLRGLAAKVGQMASYVDGFVPDDHRASYERAMGTLLAAAPHSSPAAIRAVVERELGAPIDQLFTTWEDEPMASASIGQVHRATLKGGEEVAVKVQHPGIDRAIESDLRNAGIIEGLVGTLGPKTLNTKEVFAIIAERFREELDYTLEAERQEQFARMHAGDPDVRIPKVYRERSTRRVLTTALARGFGIDEAAARSEDDRRHFAEVLWRFVFRGNLVGQMFNADPHPGNYIFHDDGTITFLDFGCVQPLFDPELSLARSAHRAALARDEASFRRCIAAMLATKGGAFEAAVLEYVRRCFAPLFEAPFRIDRAYAAEVVRGIQDLKRFVLKRDKSFTSLPPGLVFMNRLQFGFYSVLARFDVAVDYAEIERGVLGAADLLDGPRVPPTHATP, from the coding sequence ATGAGTGACGATCGCGAAGTACCCACCGGCCGCCTGGCCCGCCTCGGCCGGCTGGTGAGCGTCGGCGCCCGTACCGGCGCCAGCCTGCTGCTGTCGAGCGACGGCAAGGGTGCCGCCGAGCACGCCGCCGCAGTGCTGGGATCGCTGCGTGGCCTCGCGGCCAAGGTCGGACAGATGGCGAGCTACGTCGATGGCTTCGTGCCCGACGACCACCGCGCGTCCTACGAGCGCGCGATGGGTACGTTGTTGGCCGCCGCGCCACACTCGTCACCGGCGGCGATCCGCGCGGTGGTGGAGCGCGAGCTCGGCGCGCCGATCGATCAGCTCTTCACGACCTGGGAGGACGAACCCATGGCGAGTGCGTCGATCGGCCAGGTCCATCGCGCGACGCTGAAGGGCGGCGAAGAGGTGGCCGTCAAGGTGCAGCATCCCGGCATCGACCGCGCAATCGAGTCGGACTTGCGCAACGCCGGCATCATCGAGGGCCTGGTCGGCACGCTCGGCCCCAAGACGCTCAACACCAAGGAGGTCTTCGCGATCATCGCGGAGCGCTTCCGCGAAGAGCTCGACTACACGCTCGAGGCCGAACGGCAGGAGCAGTTCGCCCGCATGCACGCCGGCGACCCCGACGTGCGCATCCCCAAGGTCTACCGTGAGCGCAGCACCCGACGCGTCTTGACCACCGCGCTCGCGCGGGGCTTCGGCATCGACGAGGCCGCCGCACGCAGCGAGGACGACCGCCGCCACTTCGCCGAGGTGCTGTGGCGGTTCGTGTTCCGCGGCAACCTCGTGGGGCAGATGTTCAATGCCGATCCTCACCCCGGCAACTACATCTTCCACGACGACGGCACGATCACCTTCCTCGACTTCGGCTGCGTACAGCCGCTGTTCGACCCCGAGCTGAGCCTCGCACGCTCGGCCCACCGCGCCGCGCTCGCGCGCGACGAGGCCAGCTTCCGCCGCTGCATCGCGGCGATGCTCGCGACCAAGGGCGGCGCCTTCGAGGCGGCCGTGCTCGAGTACGTGCGGCGCTGCTTCGCACCGCTGTTCGAGGCGCCGTTTCGCATCGATCGCGCGTACGCGGCAGAGGTCGTGCGCGGCATCCAAGACCTCAAGCGCTTCGTGCTCAAGCGCGACAAGAGCTTCACCTCGCTGCCGCCCGGCCTGGTGTTCATGAATCGGCTGCAGTTCGGGTTCTACTCGGTGCTGGCGCGGTTCGACGTCGCGGTCGACTACGCCGAGATCGAGCGCGGCGTGCTGGGGGCCGCGGACCTCCTCGACGGCCCTCGCGTGCCGCCGACGCACGCGACCCCGTGA
- a CDS encoding Spy/CpxP family protein refolding chaperone: MSTRTIGLVALTCLALGGAVAWYAARTDGAHAPVSVVVPDDDDADDTDADDDGEKAAMQAKAKICKKLACTDSQRGELGTLIRVFRDDTRERRVELKNLRASAAQAWASATPDAARIAEIETRVLELEGEIEGAARGALLGFHRVLDDEQRRKLSRWLRRKSARDLLQDKRVRSSESE, translated from the coding sequence TTGTCGACGCGCACCATCGGTCTGGTCGCCCTCACCTGCCTCGCCCTCGGCGGCGCGGTGGCGTGGTACGCGGCCCGCACCGACGGCGCGCACGCGCCGGTGTCGGTCGTCGTGCCCGACGACGACGACGCCGACGACACCGACGCGGACGACGACGGGGAGAAGGCCGCCATGCAAGCCAAGGCGAAGATCTGCAAGAAGCTCGCGTGCACCGACTCGCAGCGCGGCGAGCTCGGTACCCTCATCCGAGTCTTTCGCGATGACACGCGCGAGCGCCGGGTGGAGCTGAAGAACCTGCGCGCCAGCGCAGCGCAGGCGTGGGCCTCGGCGACCCCCGACGCCGCCCGCATCGCAGAGATCGAAACCCGCGTGCTCGAGCTCGAGGGCGAGATCGAGGGCGCTGCCCGCGGCGCGCTGCTCGGCTTCCATCGCGTGCTCGACGACGAACAGCGGCGCAAGCTCTCGCGCTGGCTGCGACGCAAGAGCGCGCGCGACCTGCTGCAGGACAAGCGCGTGCGCAGCTCCGAGAGCGAGTGA
- a CDS encoding Rdx family protein has protein sequence MVAELKAALGDDLRIELVEGARGIFDVFVANERVFSKHEQHRFPEPGEIGEAAARVRRNAPA, from the coding sequence GTGGTCGCCGAGTTGAAGGCAGCGTTGGGTGACGATCTGCGGATCGAGCTCGTCGAGGGCGCGCGCGGCATCTTCGATGTGTTCGTCGCGAACGAACGCGTGTTCAGCAAGCACGAGCAGCATCGCTTTCCGGAACCAGGAGAGATCGGCGAAGCCGCCGCCCGCGTTCGCCGCAATGCGCCGGCGTGA
- a CDS encoding 7-cyano-7-deazaguanine synthase: MAAICGYVGRGDEALLLRQLGLLRHRGAHAHATRIGPAGGLAVASPPGRVAAVGSSRDAKVHCVLDGALFEHAALASQLGLPATASAAELVAELLATKGPAALGQLDGAYAVAALFEDHVLLARDPLGEKPIYYATLPDGRFAFASEIKAFLADPAFVVKPHEPSLVSLLVFSFIPGERSMFDDVFELQPGCHIELGARGASPLVSHWQLHEQVEDHELPYFTAEIERLCIDAVDRRIPADGRVTATLSGGVDSSAVVALLARRGCKPVCFSAAFGDGQPNELGYARLVAEHCKVEHRVIDVEPEGFLDLLPRVMWNLDDPLCDCITVPNYLLAQAAAQEAPVVFNGEGGDPLFGGPKNKFLILGEWYRAYGGYDRARAYLASYHKFFEHAHELCTPELMARSGGTEALCDYVRPLLEDERMGNFLNRLMHLNIKLKGGQNILVKVDKMLSANGVEPASPLFDRRLAEFSFKIPPVLKRRGDVEKFAFKKAIEHLLPHPVVYRKKSGMGVPLNHWFRREPLRSYTRDVLLSSHARGRGYFDMRFVERLVAGKAPHTMVGRDRTGELLWMLLAIELWHRVFVDGEGRP, encoded by the coding sequence ATGGCAGCGATCTGTGGCTACGTCGGTCGCGGCGACGAGGCGCTGCTGCTGCGCCAGCTGGGACTGCTGCGCCATCGCGGCGCGCACGCGCACGCGACCCGCATCGGTCCCGCCGGTGGTCTCGCCGTCGCTTCGCCGCCGGGGCGCGTCGCCGCGGTGGGCAGCAGCCGCGACGCCAAGGTGCACTGCGTGCTCGACGGCGCGTTGTTCGAGCACGCCGCGCTCGCCAGCCAGCTGGGCCTACCGGCCACCGCCAGCGCGGCCGAGCTGGTCGCGGAGCTGCTGGCGACCAAGGGCCCCGCGGCGCTCGGACAGCTCGACGGTGCCTACGCCGTCGCCGCGCTGTTCGAGGACCACGTGCTGCTCGCCCGCGATCCGCTGGGTGAGAAGCCCATCTACTACGCGACCCTACCCGATGGCCGCTTCGCGTTCGCCTCCGAGATCAAGGCGTTCCTCGCCGATCCGGCGTTCGTGGTGAAGCCCCACGAGCCTTCGCTGGTGTCGCTGTTGGTGTTCTCGTTCATCCCGGGCGAACGCAGCATGTTCGACGACGTGTTCGAGCTGCAGCCGGGCTGCCACATCGAGCTCGGCGCTCGCGGGGCCTCGCCGCTGGTCTCGCACTGGCAGCTGCACGAGCAGGTCGAAGACCACGAGCTGCCCTACTTCACCGCCGAGATCGAGCGGCTGTGCATCGATGCGGTCGATCGCCGCATTCCCGCCGACGGCCGCGTGACCGCGACGCTCTCCGGTGGGGTCGACTCGTCGGCAGTGGTCGCCCTGCTGGCGCGCCGGGGCTGCAAGCCGGTGTGTTTCTCGGCTGCCTTCGGCGACGGACAGCCCAACGAGCTCGGCTACGCGCGACTGGTCGCGGAGCACTGCAAGGTCGAGCACCGCGTCATCGACGTCGAGCCGGAGGGCTTCCTCGACCTGCTGCCGCGGGTGATGTGGAACCTCGACGATCCGCTGTGCGATTGCATCACCGTGCCCAACTACTTGCTGGCACAGGCGGCCGCCCAGGAGGCGCCGGTGGTGTTCAACGGCGAGGGCGGCGATCCGCTCTTCGGCGGGCCGAAGAACAAGTTCCTCATCCTCGGCGAGTGGTACCGCGCCTACGGCGGCTATGACCGCGCGCGGGCCTACCTGGCCTCGTACCACAAGTTCTTCGAGCACGCCCACGAGCTGTGCACGCCCGAGCTCATGGCGCGCAGTGGCGGCACCGAGGCGCTGTGCGACTACGTGCGGCCACTGCTCGAGGACGAGCGCATGGGCAACTTCCTCAACCGCCTGATGCACCTCAACATCAAGCTCAAGGGCGGCCAGAACATCCTCGTGAAGGTCGACAAGATGCTGTCGGCCAACGGCGTCGAGCCGGCCTCGCCGCTGTTCGATCGCAGGTTGGCGGAGTTCTCGTTCAAGATCCCACCGGTGCTCAAGCGCCGCGGCGATGTCGAGAAGTTCGCCTTCAAGAAGGCCATCGAGCACCTGCTGCCGCACCCCGTCGTCTATCGCAAGAAGTCCGGCATGGGTGTGCCGCTCAACCACTGGTTCCGTCGCGAGCCGCTGCGCAGCTACACCCGCGACGTGCTGCTGTCGTCGCACGCGCGTGGGCGCGGCTACTTCGACATGCGCTTCGTCGAGCGCCTGGTCGCCGGCAAGGCCCCGCACACCATGGTCGGCCGCGATCGCACCGGCGAGCTGCTGTGGATGCTGCTGGCGATCGAGCTGTGGCACCGCGTCTTCGTCGACGGTGAGGGACGACCATGA
- a CDS encoding TraR/DksA C4-type zinc finger protein: protein MDDALRQTIEARLRGMRDSLRAGGDLELGQEIDPARKIDEDAQPLAEMAQVIASNRNRTRAEQLREIEAALERMHDDPESFGACETCEEPIGRRRLELMPWARLCIECQQADEREHGRAGARKHLTDYR, encoded by the coding sequence ATGGACGACGCGCTGCGTCAGACCATCGAAGCGCGGCTCCGCGGCATGCGCGACTCGCTACGAGCCGGCGGCGACCTCGAGCTCGGGCAAGAGATCGATCCGGCGCGCAAGATCGACGAGGACGCGCAACCCCTGGCGGAGATGGCCCAGGTCATCGCGTCGAACCGCAACCGCACGCGCGCCGAGCAGCTGCGGGAGATCGAGGCCGCGCTCGAGCGCATGCACGATGACCCGGAGTCGTTCGGCGCCTGCGAGACCTGCGAGGAGCCCATCGGGCGTCGTCGACTCGAGCTGATGCCGTGGGCGCGCCTGTGCATCGAGTGTCAGCAGGCCGACGAGCGGGAGCACGGCCGCGCGGGAGCTCGCAAGCACCTCACCGACTATCGCTAG